In one Effusibacillus pohliae DSM 22757 genomic region, the following are encoded:
- a CDS encoding ABC-ATPase domain-containing protein, translated as MERLRETLNRIDGKGYKAYKEILGTYRGDGFLLHIDSVQGDPFASPSRIRVEIPRQTAKLQEDWYQPESRRIAFTDFLAREAAARIESLPHQQRGIGNSGLIWIDAPGQEVLPRTAVKVDPQKIEIRLSVGLPAQGRTILGKLAAKILCEDVPHLAKQTILQFDRDRLRRHLELSDQQDAIRRYLDDHGYVCFIGNGSILPRESGVSNRPLPTSRAIPFQSPSSLEIAIPIPHAEPIRGMAIPQGVSLIVGGGYHGKSTLLKAIERGVYNHIAGDGREYVITNPTACKVRAEDGRRVEKVNISPFINQLPFGKDTTRFSTDDASGSTSQAANIMECLEIGSKLLLIDEDTSATNFMIRDARMQELVSKEKEPITPFIDKVRQLYEEYRVSTILVVGGSGDYFDVADHVIMMDEYRPFDVTQEAKAISQRIQQVRKAEGGERFGEITARVVLPQSFRASLGRKEKVDAKGLSTIAFGTSRIDLSFVEQLVDPSQTRAIAHMIKYMADHLVDGRTELGNLIDRLYREIEEKGLEMISPYHGKHPGDFALPRKFELAAAINRLRTLRVK; from the coding sequence TTGGAACGATTACGAGAAACATTAAATCGGATCGACGGCAAAGGATACAAGGCGTACAAAGAAATCCTCGGTACATACAGGGGCGACGGGTTTCTGCTGCACATCGACTCCGTACAAGGGGATCCGTTCGCCAGTCCTTCCCGCATCAGGGTGGAAATCCCCAGACAGACGGCAAAACTTCAAGAAGATTGGTACCAACCGGAATCGCGAAGAATCGCGTTTACCGATTTTCTCGCCCGCGAGGCGGCTGCCCGGATCGAGTCGCTGCCGCACCAGCAGCGGGGAATCGGCAACAGCGGCCTGATTTGGATCGATGCTCCCGGCCAGGAAGTGCTGCCGCGGACGGCAGTCAAGGTCGACCCGCAAAAAATCGAGATTCGCCTGTCCGTTGGCCTGCCCGCGCAAGGCCGCACGATCTTGGGCAAGCTGGCTGCCAAAATCCTCTGCGAGGATGTGCCGCATTTGGCCAAACAGACGATCCTGCAATTCGATCGCGATCGATTGCGGCGCCACTTGGAACTGTCTGACCAGCAGGATGCGATCCGCCGGTATCTGGATGATCACGGCTACGTTTGCTTTATCGGCAACGGCTCCATCCTGCCGCGGGAAAGCGGCGTCAGCAACCGGCCTCTGCCGACGAGCCGCGCGATTCCCTTTCAATCACCGTCGTCGCTGGAAATTGCGATTCCGATTCCGCATGCGGAACCGATTCGCGGCATGGCGATCCCGCAAGGTGTCAGCCTGATCGTGGGCGGCGGTTATCACGGAAAAAGCACGTTGCTGAAGGCGATCGAACGCGGCGTCTACAATCACATTGCCGGCGACGGCCGGGAATACGTAATCACCAATCCGACCGCCTGCAAGGTAAGGGCGGAAGACGGGAGAAGGGTCGAGAAAGTCAACATCTCCCCATTCATCAACCAGCTTCCGTTCGGCAAGGATACAACCCGATTTTCAACCGACGATGCGAGCGGCAGCACCTCGCAGGCAGCCAACATCATGGAGTGCCTGGAGATCGGAAGCAAACTGCTCCTGATCGATGAGGACACAAGCGCCACCAACTTTATGATCCGCGATGCCCGCATGCAGGAGCTGGTCAGCAAGGAGAAGGAGCCGATCACCCCGTTTATCGACAAAGTCAGGCAGCTTTATGAAGAGTATCGCGTGTCGACGATTCTGGTTGTCGGCGGATCGGGGGATTATTTTGACGTAGCGGATCACGTGATCATGATGGATGAATACCGGCCGTTTGATGTGACGCAGGAGGCGAAAGCCATCTCGCAACGGATTCAACAGGTGCGCAAAGCGGAAGGCGGCGAGCGATTCGGTGAGATTACGGCACGCGTCGTGCTTCCGCAAAGCTTCAGGGCAAGCCTGGGCAGAAAAGAGAAAGTGGACGCGAAGGGCTTGAGCACCATCGCGTTCGGGACAAGCCGGATCGATCTGTCGTTTGTCGAGCAGCTGGTCGATCCGAGCCAAACCCGCGCCATCGCACACATGATCAAATATATGGCCGATCATCTGGTCGACGGCCGCACCGAACTAGGGAATCTGATCGACCGGCTGTACCGGGAGATCGAGGAAAAGGGACTGGAAATGATCTCCCCTTACCACGGTAAACATCCCGGCGACTTCGCCCTGCCCCGCAAGTTTGAACTGGCCGCCGCCATCAACCGCCTGCGGACGTTGCGGGTGAAGTGA
- a CDS encoding RNA polymerase sigma factor has product MLLELRDEELLARVLGGDANAYRELVVRYQSLIFTLCLKMLADREEARDAAQEVFLQAYRSLGEFQGGAQFRSWLYKIAANKCIDIRRKQARRAGIASISPLQEDLPRSADPTPEEQLLATERSRELQAAIDELPEKYRDVVILYHYQRLSYKQIAEILGIEVKSVETRMSRAKKMLRERLRKEEQDDDELARRRSAERISGQ; this is encoded by the coding sequence ATGCTCCTGGAACTGCGGGATGAAGAACTGCTGGCGCGCGTGCTGGGCGGCGATGCAAATGCGTATCGCGAACTGGTGGTGCGCTACCAATCGCTGATTTTTACCCTCTGCCTGAAAATGCTGGCGGACCGGGAAGAGGCGCGGGATGCGGCGCAGGAGGTGTTCCTGCAGGCATACCGGTCGCTCGGGGAGTTTCAGGGAGGAGCGCAGTTTCGGTCATGGCTGTATAAAATCGCGGCCAACAAATGTATCGACATTCGCCGCAAGCAGGCGAGGCGGGCGGGCATTGCCAGCATCTCCCCGCTGCAGGAGGATTTGCCCCGCTCGGCAGACCCCACCCCGGAGGAGCAGCTTTTGGCGACGGAACGATCCAGGGAACTGCAGGCGGCGATTGACGAATTGCCGGAAAAATACCGCGATGTGGTCATTTTGTATCACTACCAGCGGCTCAGTTACAAACAGATCGCCGAGATTCTCGGCATCGAGGTAAAATCGGTGGAAACCCGCATGAGCCGGGCCAAGAAGATGCTGCGAGAGCGGTTGCGAAAGGAGGAACAGGACGATGACGAACTGGCACGTCGAAGATCGGCTGAGCGCATATCTGGCCAATGA